The Bombus pyrosoma isolate SC7728 linkage group LG3, ASM1482585v1, whole genome shotgun sequence genome has a segment encoding these proteins:
- the LOC122565651 gene encoding protein charybde-like — MEVLPCPVNVNFNNTRAGTVAEEFDGACQALAKRLEVELRRAKHVQLACGEVLLPADLLPRIAKTVLSMAENEPCGLRGCTLFISFETDSVCRKLSKIQCDPNTVSTFELYLTLKQDHTSWHILLPQFLKNLTRGGTIMISRDFTLEKKKLYRSYQQ; from the exons CCGGAACAGTGGCCGAAGAATTTGACGGAGCTTGTCAGGCTCTAGCAAAACGATTGGAAGTTGAACTTAGGCGAGCAAAACATGTACAGTTAGCATGCGGGGAAGTATTGTTACCTGCTGATCTTTTACCTAGAATTGCTAAAACTGTACTTAGTATGGCTGAGAACGAACCTTGCGGTCTTAG agGTTGCACCTTGTTTATTAGCTTCGAAACAGATAGTGTATGCAGGAAATTGTCAAAGATACAATGTGATCCTAATACAGTATCAACATTTGAACTTTATTTGACTTTGAAACAAGATCATACATCTTGGCATATTCTGTTACCACAGTTTTTGAA aAATCTTACACGGGGAGGTACTATTATGATCAGTAGAGATTTCACtttagagaaaaagaaattatatagatCATATCAGCAATGA